The Corvus hawaiiensis isolate bCorHaw1 chromosome 1, bCorHaw1.pri.cur, whole genome shotgun sequence genomic sequence TTTGTTGACACGCTACACAGAAGGACTTGAAGCGCTCAGCAGGATCTCTGGTGATGTTTACATACTCAGATGACAAGTGTTCCATGgcacagtcatggccaccgtgGCCATATGTGCTTTTATGATTATATCATATGTATCCTTGATGCTCACATAAAGGAGACTCCTCTTCTGTTTGCCTCCTCTCAATCAAATTCTCAGTGTGTCCACATGGAGAATTTCATATCTGAAACGAGGCAAATAGTGAGCAGTTTATTAGAAATAATTCtgtgtatccaaacggggaaaGCAGTGACATATACACTCAGACTTAAAAAACCAGAGAGAGTGGGTTCTCCATCTTACTTTCTAAGCAGATATATTCATGGCTCAACTTTGACTTGGGATTCTGTCTTCCTTGTCTTTATTCCAACAATAATTGCACAATACTCTCTCTTTGGGATCATGTACCTGGAgcatttcttattctttttgtACAGTTGTTCTCTAAATTTAAGTTGAATGTCCTGGGGCAGTTTCAGGAATGATTACTTAGCAATTAGACAGAAGTCTGATTCGACTCCCTCTGTTTATGAAGAACTGCTCTTGCATCAATTTCTGACATACGTTACGCTATATTGTGAAACCACACATTTTGTGAAATGAATACAATTTTCAATCATTTCTCAGAATGACTTCCAGTTATTTTGCAAAATGACAGAAAGTAGTAGGTAGGTGTTATGCAAAATATCTAATCTCTAGCTTTTTGATCTTGTTGGTTTAAAAGATAACAGAAAgagctgttttcattttatttcccagACTGTCTAAAACCCCAGGTATATTGCAGAGCAGACTACATattacattttctaaaataaagaaTCTTCTGAGGTGCAGTTTACTTTGTAAAATTTACagctgttttaaattttttgttccAGTGGATTGATATTTGACCTGACCTTCCCCACTAGAACACTAGTGATAAAAGGTGACATTTTGTGAAATGCTGGAAACCATTAGGTATTTCAGGTGATGACCAAGCAAAGGATGTGGTCCAGTGACGTAATCAAATGGccattattttcagaaatacctaAACGCAGTCATATTGTGTAGCTGAAATCGTCAGTTCATGAAAGAACAGCAAATtgctaatatattttttttaatagccacTTTCACAGATTCATGATATTATATACAGATTGTCTGCTGTTCAGCTTTAAACTTCTGAAGGCCAGTTCACTGTAGAGACAGTTTTATTCTTGCAAGCTGAATTTAACTTATGAACTGCTTTTCCCTATGTGAAATTTTGTGATGCTATTTCTAGTGTATGGACACTTTTCATGTCTTGAGAGGATTCTcattcagctgctccttctgtAGCAGAGGATAGGGACTGTGGTCTGTCTCCATGTATGTGAAATTTGCACCCATTTGTTTCTCTCCATGCAGCCTCCAGAGAGGTGAAACTCTCCTCTCCAAGGGTATGATTGAAAGTTGTCTGTCACATGTTTTCCCATTAATGCAGATACAGTCTGCCCTTTTTTATATTCTCTCACATTTTTGTAGTTATCTTATTAGTGAAGTTTCTTTGAGGTCTTGCTGCACTGAGAAAAAGAACTGGGAAGGCAAAGTCCTACGTGCAATTCTTACACGTCTCTGTTAGAGATCATGGTGCCACCACTCCATTAGTGTATGCCTCCCCCCTCAGTCATTGGCTGGTTGTGTTTTTCCATGATGCAGACCTCTAAAGCAGATGAGAGGCTGTGAGCTCTTTCCCATGAGTCCTTCCCTCAGTGTGTGTCCCCTGTCGAGTGCAAGCCAGGGTCTTGCTTCCTACAGGTTCACATGAAGCATTTGGGGATGCTATTAAATTGCTCTGCTAACATCTGTCTTGCCTCCATTGTTGGCATTGGACATGTGTCCCTCTCTGACTGTGACCCTGCTATGGGTGGGGTTGCCAGTGGACTTGATAACTGAGCCCCCAGCTCAGTTACCCTTCCCAGCTATGGGACTGGCACCATTTCCATTAGCAAGACTTGTGTCAGTGGTGCCAACCACTAGGACACAAGGCAGTGGGCAGGAAccgatgcacaggaagttccatcGGAATATGAAGaggaacttctttactgtgcagtgaccGTGCGCTGGAACGTAGTgctcagagaggttgtggagtctgtCTCACTGGAGATATCAAGGaccatctggatgcaatcctgtgttTTGTCCTCTAGGATGATTCTGCTTGAGCGTGGAGGTTGGATCAAATAAACCACTGTGGGCCCTTTTGACCTTACCCAGTctttgattttgtgattctgagCCCCAATCACACGTGAATGACACACAATTCCCTGAGGGcacagctgccagagctgaTGAGCAAAACCAGCCTGGCATTCCCAAACCAGAGGCATTATTGGGAAAGAGGGAAGTTACTGGTTGAGGGTGAAAGCAGCCAGCTGGCCTGTCTGCTGCCTGCTGAGAAAAAAGGACTATATGTTATGGTTAGCCTGCAGGGAATGGACATCGTATATTAGCTTTATTGGATTTCTCTATTCAGCAAAAAATTTGGTTTATTAAGCAGCTGTTTGCaagtgaagaaaattacttcacTGAGTGCCAGAAACTTTAGTTcgattttctgaaatttctttctGGGAAGTCAAGCTGGTGTTTTATTAATGACCCCTTGACTTTTGAAACCAGACCTTGCTTCCGATCAAGTCCTAGCCATAGGGTTTACTTACAGGGAAAATGCACGTGAAGTCCTATTTCCCAGAAAATAGCAGAAATTAGTAACTTTATGGGTCAGAAATGTCCAAATCTGCAACTCTGTTGAGGCTTTTATTCAGGAACTGCTATCTCTGCTGCCTTCAGGGGTTGTCATGCCCATCTCTCTCCATCCCCGGAGAAAGCATCAAGTGCCTGACATTCCCAAAACTGCTTTCTTGGCCTGCAGCTGTGGAGGGTACCTTCTTCCTCAACCAGCACCTTTAGTCTAAGGTACCCTGGTTATTTGGAAcacatggaaatggaaatgtcaGGTGACACAGTCTGTGGAAAACTGCCTGTAAAGAAAAGATCTGCATCCTAAGGGGAATTAGACAAGTAAGATTACAGTCTGATAAAAGCCTCAAATCAGGATTTCTGCAAAAAGCATTCTTTCTGTATTTGTCCTTGCCTTGACTTGattttccatgattccctggTGAGCTAGAGAGGggactgctgcagctgaaagacattcagcaggaaaattccAGTCATATGGAAAGAGTGATGCAGGAGTGGGAACAAGGTGTGGCTGAGGGCAAGTTTGCTCCCATCGGTGAGAGTGCCACTTTTAGCAACTTCAAGGATTCAGTAAGTAACCTGAGATGAAGGCCAGAGGCACAGTCGCCTTGCCTTGTTGGTGTGTGGCAGAAATATGCTGATATTCTGCTCTGTTCTCCTCATTCCCAGTCATATTCTTCAGATCCTATCCCCTCTATGTCCTGTAATATACTGTGTTTGTGTTCATGGTTGTCTCCTAGCCTCGAACTATCCTCTGTCATCCAGTCAGCAAAATAAGGGTCTCCTTCAGGACCGTGGTGCCTCTGACCAAGCAGATGATGGTAACTGGAAGTTCCCCTTCCTTAATAGTGGTCAATTCCTGGCAGAGTTAAGAGAAACTTCATTCTCTCAAGGCAAGGGAAGGCTTTCTCTGCCAGACACTGACTCTCACAAAGCAAGACAAGTGGTAGACATAAAGTTTGCATAGACAGTCCCGTGACTTGATGCTGGATAATATCACCAACTTAAATAATGGAATTATGACCCCCTAATTTGCTTATTATCATGCTGAGTTAGTATTAACATCATTAGCATCAATttttatttgaggaaaaaagccAGTACTGTTTTTTGTGATGCTGTGGTGCAGGCTACTGTGAAAGTGTGCATTTTTACAAGAATTAAATGACTTGTGATTTTAACACATGGATGAACAAGATTAGTTGGGCTGTATGGTCAGAAAGTACTGTttgtaaaaacatgttttatgtTTCATTCCAGACTTGGatacaaaatacttttaatttatGTGCATTTTTGTAGGAGGAACTTGCTTTACTTTTTCAGCACATAGTAATTTTGTTTGTTAATAACTTTATTATAGTAGAAGGGTTATGATATAATGTTACAAAGCTATGCAGTGCCTACAGAATGCATGCAAGGCATTTTCTTTGACCAACCACGTTGCTATGGGAGGAAACAAAATTTTGGAGCCAATTTCCATCCTCTCCCAccacaaggagaaaaaagatttgtttgTGTGGCTTTAAAACAAATCTAGATCACAGCAGTTTATTGCTTTCTTAATGACACACAGTTAACTAGTAGTGAACTACACATTCAAGTTGACTCCTTATGTGTTTTGAGTCTGTAGTTCCTCAGCTACTGTTGAATCTGGCTGGTAGTTGTCGTCCTTTTTACTGTGATCCCTTGGGAACAAACACCTTCTTGGACAGATTTTTCTCAAATCCACACACACTGCAAGCTCTCACATTTCTTTCTTAACAGATGTGGTCCAGGATGTTTGCCAAGGGTGAGCCATGAGAGCTGCCCCACATTTCACTTGTGTTATGACCTTCATGTGATTTCCAACTTTTGGTGTGATACAGCATGACTCATACTCTGAcctgaaaatacctttttatgATCAAACATGCTGATAGATATAAAGGACCTTGAAGCAAGAAGGAAGACAAGGTAGAAAGACTATAGAAGAGATGGGATCCTATAAAGTAACCATCTTGGTGGGACCAAAAGCAATGAGATTGCACAGGTACAACAAGATCAACCAATTGTTATTTTATTGCTGTCTGATGTGCAAGAGATGCTGAAGGTGAGGCAGAAAGGAATGGAAAGGTTCAAAAATGCGAAAAGGTGCATTTCAACAGCATCATGAGGAGAGACTGTCATGGAAATTGATCAGCTGATAACCTCTAATTAGTTAAATGATTAAATTATTATCCCACTAACTCTGGATGAAAAAATGTGGCCTTATGCAGATGACAACAAGAAGAAAGATATATTAGCCATTGGTGTCTTGAATTAGAGCAGTCggagatttatatttttttgggggggtagGTGTAAAGCAGCTGAGCTATGAAAGCCTGAATgtctttcacagaaatattttactgaattttccatctcttttagTGGAATTTAATTCTGTCTTCAGAGACAGCAACTGACAATGCCTCACTGAGATATAATAAGCTTTTTAGCTACCCTGGGTCTATTAGCTTTTTCCATCCCTCCAATCCAAGCAGtagtattttcattctttctaccAGTACAGGGTACAAAATTTATAGAATTGATTTCAAGCTAAAGACACTGTGAGTAACTAGTTATAAACTTTGCACAAAATCAAcataagacaaaaaaagagaaagccttGTAACCTTGGATACccaaaatatttgccttttgaAGAGAAGGCAACTTCTGTCTGAATGATCTAAATAAAATTGTTCTcatggtaaaatattttttaattgcacAATTCTGTGAATAATAATACTGGCTTTTGTTTGAACTTGAAAAGTCCATTTCAGTAACaatgtataatttttttagaCATATTTTCATAATGTGAGAAAGATAACAAAAttcttttctgctgcagtgATACCATCTCAAAAAATgattttgagaaaatattttaagaaataactATCACTGGTTTAGTTTTAAATGGGTGGTTTAATTGTTCAATTCACTTAGAAAGTTATGCTTCTCTTTACAGTAAAGAAGAAAGTTGTTCTACTCAGGAAGAACCATATCTTCCCTGCTATTTTATGAGAGCTTGTGGGgaataaataagaaatatatGGGAAAATGATACAGATctttaaatttcaaaaatctGTACCTTAGTCCATAAAAACCTGCTTCTCTCTTTGTGTTTCTACATTGCAATTCTCAAGTCTCCTCTTAGTGCCTTTGACTTCACAAACCCTGATGTAAAAACAGTAAGACAGAAGAGCCTATggcctttcttcccttttctccaggtCCATCCACAACTCACTGGGTAGCACCATGAGGAACTTGCTGAGGTCACCTTCCCATTTGCCAGCTGAGACACTGGAGGCAGTTTGTTCCATTACTTCAGGAAGCTGATGTGCAGAGCCCTGTGCAAGTGTGTTGTACTGTTTCCAGGGCACACCGTCACTTGCTGAGGAGGAAGTTTGCCATGTCTGTCCATCACTGTCCTATCCCAGGTCCTGCACACACTGCAGGAGGCTGATGCTAGCAGCAAGGCGACCTCCTGTGGAGCATCCCCACACTTTGCATGAAGAAGCGGTTTCCACTGAGCACAAATGACAGCAGGTCGAGACAGCTCAGAGCTGTCAGGCTTAGGAAAACCTCATTGTAGCTTTCTAACTGGTCAAAATCACTCACATGCTGTATGTAATAGGCCCTAAACAGGTGGTAGGGAAGGAACCAAATTATGATCACCCAGATGAAAATCAAGTTTTTTACCTGGGCCCAGAACTCTTGGTGTGAACAGAGGGAGGTGGAAAATTTTCTCGCCACTTTTACCAGGATGAAAATCTGCAAGCCTAAGAGGACACAAGAAACGAGAGCAACAGCCACAATTATGGTGTAGTTCAGGGCCTTCACACTCTCCTGCTGTAGTTCTTTGTGGAACTTGAAGCATGTTGTATTATTGTATAAGCCTGAGCGTCCGTACTCAAAGTACAAGAGCGGCAACCCAAAGACCATGGCAAAGACCCACACAGCAGCGCTTGCCACAATGGCGTGCAGCTTCCTGTAAAACTCCACCTTGTCCTTCCACTGAAAGAAGATGAGCCACCGGATCACCAGTGTGATCACATAAAATAGGAAGGTCAGGTACATGTGGATGTGCACCATGGCACTCACCATTTTGCAAAATGGCATATCAAATACCCACTTCTTTTTCACATAATAGTGGAGGCGGAAGGGCACCgtgaagaggaggaggcagtgCACAACAACCAGGTTAATGATGGCAGTCGTGGTCACAGACAGACTGTTCATCTTAAGCAGCACAAACGCCATCATGATGGACCCAATTCCACCTCCAGCAAAGGCCACCGAGTAGACAGTAACCAGTATGGCACTCATGGTGCTGGTGTGTACAAAGGCAGAAGAGGAGTCACTGCTGTTCCTGGTCCCTTCAGTCACGTTCCTGAGATCTTCCTGGTACATATTCTAGAAATGGAAGAATACAGAAAGTCTAAGATAAGGTAGGAATGAGAGGGCCTACCTAAAAAGCCTGAAGGGCTTCCCACCTGGCTCTTGCTCAAAGAATAATCCTGAAACCTCACAGATGGTATCAGTAGCTGTAGCCTGTACTTTTATCCAAACATCCTCCAGCCTAGAGAAAAATGTATGAGAAAGCTGGGAAGATAGCTGGTCTAGTCCTTAAGACATTTCCAATCATACCCCTAAAAACAAGCATGAATCAATAATATGTGGGGAGAAATGATCCTTAGAGAAATTACATTATTGTGGTGTTTTTGTGCTGTGTTATCAGTTCTCCTCTCTTCTGAGCATCTGCATGCTTTTACAGTGAAGATCAGAGATATTTTTTGAATTCTGCTACTTATTCATCAATTTGTTTATTTGCAACACAAATCTGTTCTTCCCAGGCCCAGATAACAACCATATATTGTTCTATCTAAGCcacaaatttttgtttgttataGAGAGCTGAGTTTTGCACACATTACAGTCAACTTCTTCTCCATGGACAGTTTCTCTGAGCAAGGGATTAAACACCAAGGATACCCAGACCCCATGAAAATCCTCCTTAGATCCTGCCAGGCAGAGTAGTGTGGGCAGTACCATCCTCGTGCTCAGGGCCATTTCATATTTTACATGCAGTAACTGGGTGTTACAAAATGGGCTGTTAGAAAACATTAGGAAAGGACATCCTGGGTGAGTGTAAATCATCCTGCCTGGCCCGAACAGAATTAGCAAGTTTAGTAAGTATgatatacatttttaatatactACTCTCTAaaagagagattaaaaataattcttatcAATCTAAAGGCAACTCCTGTTATGATTTTAAGTACTACAAGATCATATAGGAGGGGAAGAGTTCAGGTAGGATGTTATCCTGAAGCACTTTTACATCTATAAAAATGTCCAGAGGATGTTCACACTACagttacagaaaagaaatgaggaaaactGAACAGTACTGGGCTTTGTACTATCCCAGTTATACTGCTACTGCTACCTGAACTGTAATTTAAAACTGGCTCTGGTAAGTCATCCATTTCACCAGTGAATCCCACAACATAAGAGGGGGTTTTCTCCCAGCTGAGTTTTtgtgatttttcatttaatacTCAAATGCTTTTCGCTTCAGAAAGTAGTTCCTCAGTCTCTTAGTATGAATAGTgtttcagctttattttcatttttttaggtAGTACAAACTGCCAAAAGttgggaaggggaaaagttTTTTAGCAGTCCACTCACtttatggaaaagaagaaatgcttATAACAATTTTATAAACTGATTTTGCTCATAGTGGGGAATGAATATCTGTTATGCACCTCAGGTGGTTTGTGTTGTTTCTTAGCAATATTTCTAAGCACTTACCCTTACAGTAATCCAGATCTCTTCATACATTGAAAAGTTATTCTCTAACTTTCCCAATGCATCCAAGACTTCAGATATCTTATTATAAATATAAGTGCCATATCTCAAATTGACATTACTGACCTTTTCTGTTTGATCTTGCATCTCAGAGTTATGTGGACAACTAATTCCAGTACATTAAGAGAATTACAATGGGTTTCAGTGAAGGAACTTTTCATCAAAGTCACTGCAGATTGGCACACTGCAGCTCTTGCATCAGAAATGGTGCAAGTTCCTGCCAgttctgttcttgtttctgaGACACTGAATTTCATCCTCACAAACATTCAAGTCAGAAGGGATTAGCAATAGCTCTTCATCAGTTTCTCCAGGTTGTTAAAATTCGTGTTTGAAAAGATGTCTCTGAAAAGTGGAATTATCACActgttttgatttaaaatgcgtgTTTagagtttaaatattttagaagtgtCATAATGGGAAGGGTAGCACGCTGGAAGTGTGGCTGCAGTTGGAGAGGAAGAACCCCTTGTTGTCACCCTTTGGAGCCCAGCAGTGAAACTTGAACTGAAGGCAATAAGAACAGATAAGAAGAAGTCAGGTAACTGATATTTTCCTTAGACATTCCGATGAAGGGGGCAGCAAGAGACCTATTTTTGTCTGCAAATAGGCAACAGAAATGCAGGTTTCTGCAGAATTTTGCAGTCATCGTTAAATCCCTACATAGTAAGATTCTGCAGGAGTTGTAATTTTCATTAATCTTCCAAAAAAAAGTTACTAGCAGCTGTGATAGGAGATTATCATCTCCCCAGTAGTACAGGCACCCCACTGAAATATCATTGCGTGATGAATACAGAGTACAGCATAACACAGGGTATGTTTCAcagaggaaatgctgctttctgGTGAAATGAGATTACCTATCGTGCTGACATTCACAGTCCTATAACCTACTGACCTGAAATGCAACTAACAAGTCCTCTTGCCGGAATTTAGCAGGAGGCATGTGGAAAAAGAATTAACGTGGACCTTACACGACACGGCTGGTCTTGTTCCTGTGCCTTCCCATCCCCTCCAGCAACTGCCAGTTCAGTGATATTGCTCAAGTCTTGGAGCCAGGTTTAGTCTTCCTCTGTGCTAAGCCTCTCATGACTCGGTTGAACTTCTGCTGGACAGGAGCCTTGAGCAGCCATGAGGCAACGGTGGGCACCACTTCATTTGGATGCCACAGCAGCCGCTGGTGCCAAGGGCTGGGGGACAGTTGCAAAAATAGCTGTTTCAGTCTGACAAAGGAGGTAGATTGCCAACAGGCCAGAGGCTGGTTTCTTCCAGAAATATGGTCAGCAAAAAGATTCTTGTGCATTCAAGGTTTGTCAGTTGTCAGTGTGGATACTGCCATCACACTCATTTCATGTGACTGCCTGTGCAGCACAGTCTGCAAGACTTTCCTGGACTGCTCTCTTCAGGACAGAAAAAGTCATAATGATCAGTCCCTGTctgtgttcaagaccaggttggatggggctttgagcagcctggtctagtgggaggtgtccctgcccatagcagggctgttggaactagatgatcgtGAAGGCCTCTTTCATCCCAAACTATTGTGTGATTCTATAGTTTATGAAAACAATTTGAACTCTGTCAAAATTTTCCAActcaaaaatattcattacaACCTTCAGGaacttgtttctcttttatcttACTGTTATCTGTGttactactttaaaaaaaccccaacgacctaagaaagaaaaaaagattaaccATACTTCTGGACAGAATTTGTACAATCTCAGATTCCAGGCATTTTATGTGCTTCTGGCTTTGTCTTTAGATTTAAAAACCTTTTGTCAAATTTTGACTTCCCCTGTCTCTGATATGAGACAGAAGATACTTCTGCTTTGATTCCAGACATACCTGTGGCTTCTCAGTGAACTGCCATTATTCTTGAACTTGTTTTTAGATGAACAACTTTGCATTTGGCAGGAGTAAAATGCTTATTGCTAGTTTGAGCCTGATTTAGCAATCCAGATCAGCCTGTCACTGGCTTGTTCCCTTCATTGTATGCTATTTTCCCAACCAGGTCCATGAGTCACCATTATGTTACATCAACATTATATCAACTTATTAAAAACCCCACCTCATTTGTCAGAAATGATGACACTCTTACAATCTCTGTCAAACAGTGAGCTCTACTCTGTATAACAAGTGTTTGCAAAATTTATCCCCCCATACACGTCTGCTGAGAGACTGGCAGGCTTCACACTGATTTTCATGTCTTGTGACAGTTGGGTTCTGCAGAAGAAGCATTTGCTGCCTGCATGCACCCAACTGAGAAGTTTCATTTGaatttggaggagaaaaaagttcAATTCAAATGAAAGATTTCTATTTTCAACAGACTtaataaattgaaaaatgaGTGTTTGTCAGAACTGACACTTCTGCACTGAACTAGACTAGGCTGGAGGCAGtgcaaaatacaaatattttttaacaaaagtCTGTTTAAAATCTCCATTTGTTTCACAGAGTCCTCATTTAGTCTCAAAGATGTTTTCTGTTGAGGGCATTGTaattgcatttcattttgttctAATTCCATGCTGTGTTATGGTAATGTAGGCTAAGCCACTAGAGTAATTGcagaattctttttatttcaacatAACCACACACACCTGAAGCTTGAGGTATAAGAACCTGCTTAATGGAAAacattacaaataaaataatattaaatagcAAGTGTGTTTTTACATTTAGACATTGACTTTTTTCAAACAACTTTTCATGATTCCCCTAACTCATTCAGCAGCTCAAGGGCTCATGTCTTGCAGGCTGTGTCAACATTATACCGGTATTTTGTGGTTTCAGTTCAGTCCATTGAAGAACAAATGGGATGGAAAAGCATGTTGAGTTAGTCCTCTTTCACTTGAGATTGTCACtatttttacacaaaaaaaattgaaaccatGAAGTGTTCCTAAAAGTCATTATTTACCTCCTTATCTGTATCATAACAGAGAGAACAAACCTTCTGGTCCTTACAGAGACTGGGTGAtatcaaacacacacacaaagatgGATGAAAGCAAAATGCACTGCCTCCCAGTTTTAGAAGACAGTGTAAAACTACAGGGTAGCAATATGGAAAAGAATGAAGCAATAATGTCCTTTACTAGGAAATTAcaaaacacaatgaaaaatCATTTGTGCAGAAAAtgggttaaaaataaaacaaacagatcGCTGAATGCTTCCCCCCCCAAACTTGCAagcattcttttaaaaactttgctaaccaaggctttttttttcattctgtgtaTACTTACAGATTAGAATTTCTCTCTGCTCTTCAAGTGTTGTTTACTTCGATCTTCATTCTATGTCAGCTCtaagaacaaaaagcaaaagacCTGATACTTTTAAGAGTCATTGCCTTACTTCCTTCTTTGAGCTTATGACAAAACAATAACCTTgaggctgtgctgtgtgaaGGTAGGGCTGCC encodes the following:
- the GPR141 gene encoding probable G-protein coupled receptor 141 isoform X2, with translation MYQEDLRNVTEGTRNSSDSSSAFVHTSTMSAILVTVYSVAFAGGGIGSIMMAFVLLKMNSLSVTTTAIINLVVVHCLLLFTVPFRLHYYVKKKWVFDMPFCKMVSAMVHIHMYLTFLFYVITLVIRWLIFFQWKDKVEFYRKLHAIVASAAVWVFAMVFGLPLLYFEYGRSGLYNNTTCFKFHKELQQESVKALNYTIIVAVALVSCVLLGLQIFILVKVARKFSTSLCSHQEFWAQVKNLIFIWVIIIWFLPYHLFRAYYIQHVSDFDQLESYNEVFLSLTALSCLDLLSFVLSGNRFFMQSVGMLHRRSPCC
- the GPR141 gene encoding probable G-protein coupled receptor 141 isoform X1, yielding MQDQTEKNMYQEDLRNVTEGTRNSSDSSSAFVHTSTMSAILVTVYSVAFAGGGIGSIMMAFVLLKMNSLSVTTTAIINLVVVHCLLLFTVPFRLHYYVKKKWVFDMPFCKMVSAMVHIHMYLTFLFYVITLVIRWLIFFQWKDKVEFYRKLHAIVASAAVWVFAMVFGLPLLYFEYGRSGLYNNTTCFKFHKELQQESVKALNYTIIVAVALVSCVLLGLQIFILVKVARKFSTSLCSHQEFWAQVKNLIFIWVIIIWFLPYHLFRAYYIQHVSDFDQLESYNEVFLSLTALSCLDLLSFVLSGNRFFMQSVGMLHRRSPCC